From the Brienomyrus brachyistius isolate T26 chromosome 23, BBRACH_0.4, whole genome shotgun sequence genome, the window TGTGACTGGATTTGTGTCTGCAGGCGGCAGGGTCCCCTGGGACGTCCCAAATGAAGAAGACCATCGGACATCGGGGGATTGACCACACGGGGGAGACCACCTACAAGAAGGTCATCTGCTCAATGACATTTCACTTATATCCTTTACATGAAAGTATGAAATGTGCTGAGTTAAGATGTTTTCTTTGATACCAGTGGTTTAAAGATAGATTTCTGCATTCCAACTCTGCTACTGggcaaagataaaaaaaaaaagctgttagTGTCCTCTTCAGTTACTTGCTATTCTTATCTTTAATTATTTATTCCCGTTGTGCCACCTATTCTGTTTTTCGGCATAATTTATTTGTGTGCCGTGTCCTCAATATGTGTGTCTGCACTACATTACTCTTTTGCACTATGTATCCTGTATACGACAGAGTATCCTCCTGGGATCAAGAAATTGCATGTTAATCTTAATTTGTCCTGGCGTCAGATTGGGATGGATGGGAAACTCAGTGCTCTCTTTGCTTGCTGTACTCGTGCAGACCACGTCCAGTGCCCTGAAAGGTGCCATCCAGCTGGGCATCACGCACACAGTGGGCAGCCTCAGTCAGAAGGCTGAGAGGGATGTCCTTATGCAGGACTTCCTGGTGGTGGAGAGCATCTTCTTTCCCAGGTCTTATTGACCCGCCTGTGTACTACTCTATGAAGCCTGCTCCTTCTGCCTGACTGAGCTTCTCTCCTTATTGGTCTTCTGCTGTGTGGATCTCTTTTCTCAGGGGGGGCAGTAATCAGACTCCAGCCCATCACTTCGATGACTTCCGATTCAAGACTTATGCCCCCATTGCCTTCCGCTACTTCCGAGAGCTCTTTGGTATCCGGCCGGATGATTACCTGGTATGCCGCCATCTTCTCACGCGTTCTCCATTTCTAAGTCAGAAGGCATTAGCATTTGTAGTGGTAAGCAAAGGAAGAAAGAGAAGGATTCATGGTTTGATGTTCTGCTGTGCAGCGAAAATGCAGTGAGGCGTACATGAACAGTTGTGCTTGCATTGTACTGCAGTACTCATTGAATCATACATGAGCAGTTGTGCTTGCGTTGTACTGCAGTACTCATTGAATCATACATGAGCAGTTGTGCTTGCAATGTGTTGCAGTACTCCCTGTGCAATGAGACGCTGATTGAGCTGTCCAACCCCGGAGCAAGTGGCTCGGTCTTCTATGTCTCCAGCGACGATGAATTCATCATCAAGACAGTGCAGCACAAGGAGGCAGAGTTTCTGCAGAAGCTGTTGCCTGGCTACTTCATGGTGAGAGCATGAGTCTCTCCTGTTGGGGCTGCTTTATGGGTGTGATTCTCTGTGATCGCCATAAGTTTTAGCTGCCATCCTCTCCAGCTGTTCACTTTGATTGGGTCGTTATAGGCTGCACTAGAGTGAGAGCAGATTACTATCCTGACATCCTGAGTATTAAAGGGggcaatcagaaggtcactggtttgttcccagcctcagcacgtctgcgaccttgagcaaggcccttaaccagcTATTCCAACAGTTGGCTGCCCTTCGCAATGCGAGGTCTTGCAAATCGTTTGTTCCCCTCTATGTCCCTTCAGGGTCTCCGTAGGACTAGATTCTCTTCAGTGGTTTTCAggtgtttttttaaaatactgGGTATCAGGTCACTCATACCAACATAAACCTACACAAACACTCCCAAGGTGTAAGATTCTGACCCGGAGAGGCTGCTGAGGAGCTCCGTGGAATGGGGCGGGGTGTCTCTGAATGCCCTGCAAGATGTGCTCCTCACTCCCGTGTCATTTTTCAGAATATCAACCAGAACAAGCGTACATTGCTGCCCAAGTTCTACGGGCTGTACTGCGTGCAGACCAGCGGCAAGAACATCCGCATCCTGGTGATGAACAACCTGCTTCCACGCGCCAGGCACATGCACCTCAAGTACGACctcaagggctccacctgcaaGCGCCAGGCCTCAGCTAAGGAGCGTGAGAAGGCTCTGCCTACTTATAAGGACTTGGACTTCATCCAGAACATGCCTGATGGTTTGCAGCTGGAGCCTGAGAATTACAATGCCCTGAGCAAGACCATCCAGAGGGATTGCTTGGTCAGTATGCTTCCATCCTCCCTGGTGTGCTCGCGATATTTTCTGTACATCCCCACGAGCACACGTCTCTGTATACAAAATATAGCGTGAATGAACTGTAACAGCCTGTATCTCTGTCATGTTGGCCAGTGTCCCCCATCTGCAGTAACAGTACATCTCATTCTGCCGCAGCTTTTGCAGAGCTTCAAAATCATGGACTACAGTCTGCTGCTTGGCATCCACAACATGGAGCGTGACAAGAGTGTGAACTATGGAGCTGCAAGCCCCGAGCAGAGGAGAGGCCCAGGCCAGAAGTCGCTGTACTGCACAGCCATGGAGTCCATCCAGGGCGAGGCGCGCGGCAGGGCCGTGCTCGACTCCAAGGACTAGTGAGTCAATCCTCCCAGCATGACTGATATAAGCAAGAATCCCGAAGGCATTATTGTGAGTGGCTCGGGGAGATGGTCATGTGATGCTTCTGCTGGTCTTTTAGCATGGGTGGGATTCCAGCACACAACGTCAGAGGGGATCAGCTGCTGCTCTACATTGGCATCATCGACATCCTGCAGTCATACAGGTAGCTGCCTGGCACGCGTGTGCATCTCTGCCCCTTTCTGCTCTAGACTGTCTTTGCACCATCTGGTTCATGTAATCATTTTAGTATTAGTACAATTTGAAATCCCTTCAGTATTAGCAATTTACTCTTCTGGAAATCAGCATTTTGCAGAACACAGCTGAGTGATATGTCATAAACCGGCCGATGTTTTTCACCAGATTAATTAAGAGGTTGGAGCATTCGTGGAAAGCCCTGATACACGATGGGGTAGGGCAGCTTGTGCTTTCACATTCTCCTGTCTTGcagtgtaaaaaaaacaaaaaaaaaacaataattatgACTAATTGACAGTGTGCCGTTTTAAGCATTAAACTTCACACTTCCTTTCTCTGCAGGACACAATATCTGTGCACAGACCAGGTTTCTATGCTGAACGTTTCCAGAAGTTCATGTGCAACACGGTATTCAAGAAAGCCCCATGTaagtaattgtgtgtgtgtgtgtgtgtgtgtgcgtgcgtgtgtacctgtctgtctgtgtatatgtgtgtgtgtctgtgtgtttatacCATCACCCTTTCACATCCGCAAAAGTTCGGGTGGAAGattcctgcaaatgtgaaaatttgtTAATGATGACTCTCAATGCCTCGATCCTCTTTCCCAGCCAAGCCCTCCCCATCAAAGAAGAGAGGATCCGGGGCCCAGGGGGGTCTCCCCAGGGCGACGGCAGCAGCTGGTGGCCCCAGCCTGGATGTGGAGGGAAAGCAGGGTGAGCGGTGTGTCTGCGGGCGGCAGATCGCAGCGGGACTGCGGGGTGCAGGGCTCAGCTCTGACTGAACATGGCGTTGTCTGCTGAACATGAAACTGCAGAGCATTTTAGCAGCTGCACTAAGCtggtgtgcttttttttttacaaccagACAGGCAATCTGGCCAGCCTGACCTGCTCGCAAGGACCCCTCGGCTGCATGAATTCAAAAATGACTCTGCTGAAACAACTCTGTCCAACTGCTCCCTGGGAAGCGTGGGTTTCGCCTCCTCTCTGCCACACAGGTACTACTCTGCCATTCTCTTTGGGCCACGGGTGAATGTGCTGTGCATGATTACCAGGCATAGTATCCAATAACGAATAAAGTCGTAAACAAGTGTGATATGACAAGAATTCCTGGTACTTGAAATAGAGACTGTTCTCCATTTCTGCTGTGTCAGAGTCAACACGCAGAGGCAAACAATCAACTTGACTGGTGTGTTACTGTCACACTGTGTTCTGTAGGTCAGTAGGAGTTGAAGTGCATAAGCCATCAAACCCAGAGGAATGGCACGGTGCCCCTAACAGGTGAGAGCTTGTTGCACTGGTCATAAtggtgcgtttgattatttctctCCGACTCGGAACTCGGACGAAAACATCACGAAAAACGTCACTTCCCGTTAGAAACACGCCTCTTTATTATGCTGATGTCGAACAGAATTTTCTTGTCCGACTTGCcccgtgacgtaatttcaacgtagcggcttacacactcaacagtaattctattttataaatctttaaaaaattttattttgtttaatgtattcatgattataaatgtaattgcatgtgttcgatttagagaataccataaacagtatcctagcgatatcagatttttaccagacttgttagtgtctttgctttgtttgttgtttgtttgcctgtcgaaaaagaatatcgctatgaatgtactaaaatattttatgaagcttttcatgtggtttgactaggtcgtgtttcttgtttgtttgtctctcggaaaaaataatcttactccaaaactgctaaaatataaagcaacagcacacagcagcatgttcatggaggcagccatgtttgttgcGAGATGTGGTGGCTGGAACGGGAGACAGACGTGATGTCACTCAACTCGGAATCTccgagttccgagagaaaaacgaaggCCCCATAACATCAGCCCACTGACTGCGAGTCTCCTGAGCCGTTCCTCTGCACGCTGCCTGTGGCGCCGCTCAGCTCCGCTTCCCTTTCCATCCGTAGTGCTGCAGTGGCAGTTCCAGAGCATCCGTCCGCCAGAGAAGATGCCATTTCCCTCAAAGACATCATTCCCGAAACTAACATCTGCTTTGTAAGCCACCTCAGAACTACCCAGATGTGCCGGCTTAACAATATTGACTTCGGCTGTTAGAAGCTTGGGTGCCTGTAGCTTGGATGTCCTTGCTTTGTAACCCTATATTAAGCCTGAGGTATGTTAAGCGTGATGTAGCTCATGACGTGTCTGTGTCCTCTTGGCAGTAAAAGAAGAGTTAGAAGACATTGAGAGGAAGAAGCCCAGGAGGGCCAAGGCGAGCCCTGTCTCCAGGCACACATCCCAGCAAGCCAGAGTAATGAGGAGCGGCGGGAAGGCGGAGCCATAACATACAGGGCCCCACccacagtgacatcactgcagTGCTTGGCTCGCAATAATCACCATGACTGGGCTTGGGGTTATGATGCCTGATCTATGATGCCTGATCTATGATGCCTGATCTATGGGCTACTCAGCCGCACGAAGTGGTGTGTTACTGAGTGTCATCCAACACACAGCTCACATTTCTCAATGCACAAGACCGGGCTGAGATTTCTACATTTATCTCATACTACATATGTGGCTTAAAAATATATTAGTTCTTAACCCTTGATGTGGATTTATGAAAAAATTGTAAACAAGCTACAACAGCAGATATTATGACTCCAGTCTTTTGCTACCCTAGCACATGCAGGACTTGCTGCTTGAGTTACAGTGACACTACCTAGAGAactccagcagggggagctatCGCTACTGCAGCACTTTCCAAATTAACTAGAACCAAAGCAGACTAGGCCAGTATTTCACTATTCCTGGCCACTCCCTTTATTTTTACAATGTCTTCTTAAAACTGAAGGGAAAGAAGATGGGAGTTATATCTACATACACTCTCTCTGACAGTAGTTACACTACTCATCCTGTAGAGGGATGGCTGATGACAGTGACAGTGTTGGTCTCCTAACGGTAGGTTTTCTGCAGTCCTAAATGCTGGACTTGTCAACCTTCTGTGGACTGAGCTCATACAGCAGCTACGGGGCATGAGGCAGGTCCTCCAAATTTGGCGTTTCCTCGTCCCCTTTAGTGCTGTGGTTTCGGGAGCCTGGCGGCTGTGTTTAAGTACTGCCATGTTTCTATTTAAAGTCCACAGAATCTATTACAAAATGACTGGAAATGTAATGATATAACTACCACTCACATGAAGACAAGGGGTTACTaactgtagggacatgttttgtGGAGGCCTTTAAACTGTGTGCTTTGATGAATTTGCCACAGTTCGGCCCATGGCTGAGTTTAGGGTGCACAGTGAAGATGACATGCTCCCTGCAACaaggaaagacactgaatgTCTTTTATAACGTGTCCACTCAGGCTGTACGGATTCCATTTTTTCTGCCCTGATTCGATACCTGGGCTTTGGTATACCAAGTACCGATCCAAAACCAGGGTTTAATTAATAAGCTGTAGGCTTTTGCCTCACTGTCTGGAAAAGACTGTCATCATTCATTTATGTCATTTCCCCGGAAATGTAACTACACGTTGCAGTGACACGGACTGCAAGGACTGTGATTGGTCTGCTTGGTagcatttgtgttttttataGGAAAGCGTACACCCAGGTGTACTAATAACTAATGCTACAGTTTGTATCACCAGTATATCTAACATTAAacaatttatttagtttaatgTTAAATAACGcttcagtttcattttctttcGCGTCTTCAGACTTTGCGGTAAAATTTGTTGTTGCTCTCTTTCGCTGCTAGCATTAGCAAACTCTGTGCTCTCTGCACTATGGTGTGTCTTTAGATGTTTGATCAAACTGCTTGTGTTACATGTGCGCTGTCCCTTCCTCCTCTTGACACTTTAGCAGAACAGAGCTTTGTCTGTTTTATTTCTCTTGTCGTCCCTTATCTTTGTCCAAACTGCGGATATCCTCCACGTATACTCGCCAATGATGCCAATGGTAGTGTTCTGTGCATTTATCCTTCCCAAATGTTTCTGGTTGACAAATTTCTTGCTAGATGCCAAAATCTGATTGGGCAACACAAAAAAGATGCAGTAGCTTTGAGTGTTAACGTAATGTTGCAATTAAGTGGTATTGGTTTTGGGTATAGGACAATTTTTATGAGCAAGAGCATATGAGCACAAGCATCGACCCGGTACCTGATGCCGGTATCAGTATCAGTGCATCCCTAGTGTCCACATTGCTGCTTAACAAGAACATGTCATTTGTCAATGcatttgtataatgaacaagaaTTTGAGACATAGAACTTTCATTGAATCGTAATGCTTTGTTACAAACCTTCAGCAAATTTGTGCTTTAGTGCTCGGTTTCTGGGCTCCAGTAGGAAACTAAATACCACAGCGGCCAGGGGCTCGATACAGCCAGCGTGCCTGAGCCACGAACGACTGACGGCGGCCAGGGACTCGATACAGCCAGCGTGCCTGAGCCACGAACGACTGACGGCGGCCAGGGACTCGATACAGCCAGTGTGCCTGAGCCACGAATGAATGAACATCtgaaaacatttgaaaaacatgcattttttttttccagagattTGGAATGGTTCAGTATAACCCAACTACTGAACATATCTAAGTCAAAAATCAATGGAGAGAAAAATACACTAAAATAAACTACTAAAAAGCTGATGGTGACCTTCAGGGGGTTCTCTATTGGCAGAAAGGGCTGAAGATTAAGTTATGCTTTTCACAAATGAATTATGAATTTCACAAATCTTTGATTAATGTGTTTAACGTAAGAAACATTATTGTGCTGGGGAGACTTGGGCTGCTTAACATCATTTTAGCACATTTTTTGCAATATAAGAAAGACTTGGTAGTGTTTGGAATTGTGTTCAAATATCTAATGATCTCCAACACCGCACCCGGTTAAAACTAAATGGTCTGGAACCAGTTTTAAAGGTGTATTACAGACGTCTTAGCTTTTAATTAAGCATTTTTCTCCAGAAACATATGTACTTTGAATGTATGTGATATTTAAATGATACCACAGGTCTGCGTGTAATAGACTGAAAACACTGCATTCCGGCTTTTATATTTTAACTGCGGTTATGCATTAATGTGAATCAGCAAATCTTGTTCTTGCCTGCACTCTATACGATTTCTTAATTTGAGACATTTGAGCTAGGACTGAAAGGGGCCTTGTGCAGGTCTGTGTTTCCTGTCATGAATTCTGTAACGTGATGTTAATCAAATGATTAGTTAATTAGGTATAAGTatttgattttttaaattattattcaaAGTCATCAGTATGTTAGTGTGAaggattttatttatctatcagTTTTGACTGTGCCAAAAATGAGCGCAACACATTTTGTTCCTATGCTGCGACTGTCACTGAACTGACAGCCATTATGCTTCACTGTAAGCTGGCTGCTTCACCGTAAACCTCAGAAAGCCCTTATGCAGTCACAGGTACAGCAGATgtagttgtcatgcccggctcgtccgctcctcgtgtgtgccacgccccctaattacccacgtgtgatttcctgatcctgcccagtcgtgtcttgtttcctgctgccttgttccgtgtatttaagtcctggtctccccagtttactttgtctgtcattgatgttagttggcgttccatgtctcctgcttcccgttccccgattaaacccccgttttcccgtatcccgcttgtcagcttgctccttccgcacgatcgccgttctccgctcgcgatcgttgccctcgactcgtgacagaatgacagacccaacaAAGAAAAGGAGACGCAGGGGAAGGCGAATCCCGGAAGCGCCGCCTCTTTAtctgggcgcctgctcgctctccagccccgggctccctcaggaggaagaggagctcgTCCTAGGTCCCGACCTGGGACTGTACGGTCTGGGTCCCTGCTCCTTGGCCAGGCTCTGGGCTCCaagtgaggatgaagaggacgagTCCTTCGTCTTCCCAGACCTGGAGCCCCTCCCCACGGAACTGctgccgcccctcgagcggtgtgattaccggcccgagcggctggctaACCGAGGTGTCAGAGCGATGAGGGACGTTATTCCCCGGGTACCCCGCGCTCTGATAAGGGCTACTTCTGCCCTATCCGCGCCGGACGTCTCAGTTCCACCTCCCGCGgcagccaccccggaggcgtaTCCCTCGCCTCTCCCAGGGAAGACGGCAGCCCTCGCCAATCaattcttcgccctccaggggctgTTCTGGAGGGCGTTAGCGGAGGTGGCACCTCCAGTGAGCGACGAGGTAGAAGCGCTCACTGACCGTCTGAGAAGGGGCTTCGACACGTTTACTCCCGCCTCCGAGCGGGAGGACCTCGACCGGCTGGCAGGGGACCTCAAACAGCTTCTCCAGCTACAGAGGGCCTCTGTTTCCCCGTCGGAGCAGCCGACTCTGACGGCGGAACCCGAGCCGGAGTAGCCGTCCctaccggcggaccccgctcccgtgcagccgccattgccggcggaccccgctcccgtgcagccgccattgccggcggaccccgctcccgtgcagccgccattgccggcggaccccgctcccgtgcagccgccattgccggcttcgccgctgccgccgcctgcgcagcc encodes:
- the LOC125719480 gene encoding phosphatidylinositol 4-phosphate 5-kinase type-1 alpha-like isoform X1 — its product is MACILTVAAGSPGTSQMKKTIGHRGIDHTGETTYKKTTSSALKGAIQLGITHTVGSLSQKAERDVLMQDFLVVESIFFPRGGSNQTPAHHFDDFRFKTYAPIAFRYFRELFGIRPDDYLYSLCNETLIELSNPGASGSVFYVSSDDEFIIKTVQHKEAEFLQKLLPGYFMNINQNKRTLLPKFYGLYCVQTSGKNIRILVMNNLLPRARHMHLKYDLKGSTCKRQASAKEREKALPTYKDLDFIQNMPDGLQLEPENYNALSKTIQRDCLLLQSFKIMDYSLLLGIHNMERDKSVNYGAASPEQRRGPGQKSLYCTAMESIQGEARGRAVLDSKDYMGGIPAHNVRGDQLLLYIGIIDILQSYRLIKRLEHSWKALIHDGDTISVHRPGFYAERFQKFMCNTVFKKAPSKPSPSKKRGSGAQGGLPRATAAAGGPSLDVEGKQDRQSGQPDLLARTPRLHEFKNDSAETTLSNCSLGSVGFASSLPHRSVGVEVHKPSNPEEWHGAPNSAAVAVPEHPSAREDAISLKDIIPETNICF
- the LOC125719480 gene encoding phosphatidylinositol 4-phosphate 5-kinase type-1 alpha-like isoform X2 — encoded protein: MACILTVAAGSPGTSQMKKTIGHRGIDHTGETTYKKTTSSALKGAIQLGITHTVGSLSQKAERDVLMQDFLVVESIFFPRGGSNQTPAHHFDDFRFKTYAPIAFRYFRELFGIRPDDYLYSLCNETLIELSNPGASGSVFYVSSDDEFIIKTVQHKEAEFLQKLLPGYFMNINQNKRTLLPKFYGLYCVQTSGKNIRILVMNNLLPRARHMHLKYDLKGSTCKRQASAKEREKALPTYKDLDFIQNMPDGLQLEPENYNALSKTIQRDCLLLQSFKIMDYSLLLGIHNMERDKSVNYGAASPEQRRGPGQKSLYCTAMESIQGEARGRAVLDSKDYMGGIPAHNVRGDQLLLYIGIIDILQSYRLIKRLEHSWKALIHDGDTISVHRPGFYAERFQKFMCNTVFKKAPSKPSPSKKRGSGAQGGLPRATAAAGGPSLDVEGKQDRQSGQPDLLARTPRLHEFKNDSAETTLSNCSLGSVGFASSLPHRSVGVEVHKPSNPEEWHGAPNSKRRVRRH